From the genome of Streptomyces ficellus:
AACAGGTACGCCTGGCAGTTGTCGCCCTCCCAGGTCTGGCGGTGCAGGACGACGGGCCGGAACCCGGCGTCGACGGCGTGGCCGACGATCCGCCTGAGTTCGGCGGTGTTGGACACGACCAGGTGGACCTCACCGTCCGGCGCGAGCAGATCGCGGGTGACGATCTGGTCGAGGAAGCGCAGGACGATCCCGGCGCCCACGCAGACGTTGCGGACCACGGTGGGGTCCTCGCTGGTCCTGGTGCTGACGGCGGGCGGGTTGAAGGTGATGACGTCCAGCCGGGCGGTGTCGGGGAAGTCCTCGAACAGGTTGGACACCAGCGGCCGGAAGACGGTGTCCGTCCGGTCGCCGACGATGTCCCGGTAGTGCGCGGCGGCCGTCGCCACGCTGTCCGGGTGGACGTCGGCCGCGTAGACCTCCCGCGCCCCCAGGGAGCCGGCGATCACGGCTTCGACGCCGAGGCCGGCGCCCATCGCCGCGTACGAGCGGCCCTTGACGGGGATCGTGCCGTCCAGCAGACGGTCGTGGACGATGCGGCTGGTGTCGCCCGGCGCGAACACGCCCGGCGGGAGTGTGAAGGTCCAGCCGTTGTACGCGTACGTCCGCTCGGTGTGGATGTCGGACGTGGAGCCGCTGTTGATGGCGAGGATCTCCTCCCGGGGCAGCGTGTCGGGCAGGGAGGCCAGCAGCGCGTGGGCAGCGTCCTCGGACGCGGCGCCGCCGACTGCGGTGCGGTCGGTCATGGTTCCTCCGTGATCGGATGGAGAGGGGGAAGTAGGTCGTTGCGGGCACCGGACACGTGGTGGCCGCGACGCTCGGCCCGGAGAGTGCGCAGAGCGCGCGGAGAGTGCGCGGAGCGCGCCGCTTGCGCCGTGGGCTAGGACGGGTGCGAGGCCGCCCGGTCCGCGCCCGTCCGGCCCGAGGCCGTGTCCGCGACCGCCCGGCCCGCGCCGAGGTCCATCGCGTCGACGAGCCGCCGGGTGAGCGCGGCCCGGGGCGCGCGCAGCACCTCGTCGGGGGCGCCGGTCTCGACGACGCGCCCCTCGTCGATGACGACGACGTGATGGGCGACGGCGGCGAGGAGCCCGAGATCGTGGCTCACCCACAGCAGCGCGGTGCCGTGCTCCTCGCGGAGCCGGGCGAGTTCGGCGAGGACCGCCGAGGTGGCGGCCGGGTCCAGGGCCGTGGTGATCTCGTCGCAGACCAGGACGTCGGGTGCCGCGACGACCGCCCGGGCCAGCGCCGCCCGTTGCAGCTCGCCGCCGGACAGGCCGGCGGGCCGGCGCCCGGCGGTCTCCGGGTCGAGCCCCAGGCGGTCCAGCAGCCGCAGCGCGTCGGCGCGCGCGTCGTCCGGGGCGCGACCGCGGAGCCGTACGGCGGTACGGGCCACCTGCTCGGCCACCGGACGCCGCTCGTCGAACGAGCCGCGCACCTCCTGCCACACGTACTGCACGCGCCGCTTCTGCTCGCGGGTGCGCCGCCGCAGGACGGGCAGGGCCACGCCGTCCAGGAGCACCCGGCCGCGCTGCCGCTCGTGGAGGCCGGCGACGCAGCGGGCCAGGGTCGTCTTGCCGCTGCCGGACAGGCCCGCGACACCGACGCAGGCCCCGGCCGCCAGACGCAGGTCCACCGCGTGCAGGACGGGGCCGCGGCGGTGGCTTCGCAGGTGCGCGGAGAGCGCGCGCACCTCCAGCACCGGCGGCCGGCCGGGGTCGCGGGGGCGGTGGCGTACGACGTCGGGCCGCGGCCGGACGGGCAGGGCCTCGGCGGGAGTGCCCGAGGCCACCACCCGGCCACGGCTCAGGACGACCACGTGGTCGGCGAGGGCCCGCACCAGGTCGTGGTCGTGGCTGAGCAGGAGCAGGCCGAGGCCCTCGCGGGTGAGCGAGGCGAGTTCCTCCGCGAGCCGCGTGCGGGCCACCGTGTCCAGACCGGTGCTGGGCTCGTCGAGGACCAGGATCCGGGGGCGGCACACCAGGGTCTGGGCGAGGGCGACGCGCTGCCGCTGGCCGCCGGAGAACTGGTGGGGGAAGCGCCGCTGGACGTCCCGCCCGGCAGGGAGCTGCGCGGAGCGGAGCGCCTCCGCCACCACGTCCGCCGGCGGGGACGCCGGGTGGTGCAGCCGGGCCAGTTCGGCGAGGACGGCGCCGGTGCGGCGGGCCGGGTTCAGTGTGCTTCCCGGGTGTTGCGGCATGTACGCCACGACCCGCCCGGGCACCGAGGCGGCCCTCGCCGTGGGGCCGAGGCCGTCGACGACGGTGACGCCGCCGACGGTGACCCGGCCGGTCAGCCGTACGCCCGGTCCCGCCTCGCCCAGGAGCGTGAGGGCGGCGGTCGTCTTGCCGCTGCCGGACGGGCCGACGAGCGCGGTGACGCGTCCCGCGTACAGGTCGAGGTCGACCCCGTCGAGGAGCACGGTGTTCCCGGCGCGTGCGGTCAGGTCGCGGACGGTGGCGAGCGCGGTGGGTCCGCCGGTGGGGGTGGTGAGCGCGGTCATCGGGCGGGCTCCTTCCTCTGCGTGAGGGGGCGGGAACGGGCGAGCAGGCGGTCGGCAAGCAGGTTGAGCCCCACCGTGAACAGGACGAGCATCAGGGCGGGCGCCAGCACCGCCCACGGCTGGAGCAGGAGCCCCTCCCGGCCGCGCGCGATGCTCACCGCCCAGTCGGGTGCCGTCGGACTCAGCCCGAGCCCCAGGAAGTTGGCCGATCCGACGAGGAAGACCGCGAGGGTGACCCGGGTGCCGAAGTCGGCGGTGACCGGGCCGAGCGCCGAGCGCGCGACGAACCCGAACTGGATGCGGCTCCACGACTCGCCCTGGAGCCGCAGCGCCTCGGCGACCGGACTGCTCGCCGCGTCCAGCGCGGCCGCCCTGACCAGCCGGGCGACCGGCGGCACGTTGACGGCAGCGACGGCGAGCGCGATGGCGACCGGTGAGCCGCGCCAGCCCACGGCGACCACACTGATCACCAACAGGGTCGGGAGCGGCAGGAGCACGTCCAGCGGCCGGATGAGCAGTTCGTCCAGCCACCGCCGACGCGCGGACGCCGCGAGCAGGCCGGCCATCCCGCCCACCAGGTAGGCGAGTACGACCGCGCCCAGGGCCATGCCCAGCGCGCTGCGCCCGCCGTGGAGCAGCAGGGCCAGGACGTCGCGGCCCAGGGCGTCCGTGCCGAGGAGGTGTTCGCCGTCGCGTGCCGCGTAGGGGGCGGCCAGCCCGGCGGCGGGCGCGTCGGCGAACAGCGGCCCCAGCGCGGCCGCGCCGAGCGGCAGGGCGAGGAGCACGGCGCCGACGGGCGCCCGCAGGGAGCGGACCACCGCACGGGCATTCATCGGAGGACCTCCGTACGCGGGACGAGGCGGTGACACAGCAGGTCCGCCGCGAGGCTGAACAGCAGGGCCGCGACGGCGACCACCAGGGCGAGGCCCTGCACGGTGGGTACGTCCCGCGCCTCCACCGCCCGGACGAGCGCGGTGGCCACCCCGGGCACGGCGAAGACCGCCTCGACGATCAGGACGCCGCCGACGAGGTTGTCGCCCACCCGCGCCAGCTCCTGGATGCCGGGGACCGCCGCGTTGGGCAGTACGTGGCGCAGCAGCAGCGTCCGGCGCGGCACGCCCAGGCGCCTGGCCTGCACGACGTACCCCGCGCCGAGGACGGAGACCACGCCCGCCCGCACCTGCCGGGAGAGCAGGCACACCACGCGCGCGGCCACGACCGTGACCGGCAGGACCAGCAGCGCGGGTTCGGCGAGCAGGTCGCCCGCCTCGACGCCCACCCATGTGGCGGGCAGCAGGCCCAGCTTGAGCGACAGCCCGGCGACCAGCAGCAGGGCCAGCACGAAGTCGGGTACGGCGTTCAGGGCGAGGGTGACGGAGGTGACGGTACGGTCCAGGCGGCCGCCCTCGCGCAGACCGGACGCCACGCCGAGGAGCACGGCCACGGGCAGGACGACGGCGAGCGTCACCGCGCCGAGCACCAGGGTCGTACCGACGGTGTCGGCGAGGATGTCCCGTACCGGGCCGCCGCTGACCAGGGAGGTGCCGAAGTCGCCGGTGGGCAGGCCCGCCGCCCAGTCGGTGAACCGCTCCACCGCCGGGCGGTCCAGGCCGAGTTGTTCGCGCAGCGCCGCTACCTGCGCGTCGGTGGCGTCCTCGTTGTTGCGGACGTCGGCGGCGTCACCCGGCAGGAGGGCGGTCAGGGCGAAGACCAGCACCGCGAGCAGCGCGAGCTGGGCGGCGCCGAGGGCGAGCCGCTGGAAGGCGTACCCACGCATCGTCAGGCCAGCCACACCTTGTCGAAGCGGGCCGAGTGCAGGGTGTTGGGCGGGGCGGCGTCCATGCCGCGGACCCGGGACGAGACGGCGTTGAGCCAGTCCGGGTGGCCCCACACGAGCAGTCCGCCCTCGTCGTGCACCGTGCGCTGCAACCGGCCGTAGAGCCGGGTCCGTTCGGCCTCGTCGGTGGTGGACCGGGCCGTGGCGAAGGCCGCGTCGAAGTCCTTGCGGCGCCAGGCGGAGGCGTTGAAGGCGGAGGTGCTCAGCAGCCGGTCGTTGAGGTAGTTGGGGATGGTCATCGCGCCGGAGCGGTGGCTGCCCATCACCCCCTTGGTGAGCTGGTCCTTGAAGTACGTCTCGGACGAACCGGTGGTGACCTTCACCCGCAGTCCGGCGTCGGCGGCCTGCTCGGCGAAGAGCGTCGCGGCCTCCACGAAGCCGTTGGCCACTGATGAGGTGTAGAGGGACAGCGTCCTGTTGAGCACGCCCGCCTTCTTCAGCAGCGCGCGGGCCTCCTCGACGTCACGCGTACGCTGCGGGACGTCCTCGGGGTAGTACTGGTAGCCCTTGCCGAACATGTCGTTGCCGACCACGCCCTGTCCGGCGAGGACGACCTGGACGAGCTTTTCGCGGTCGGCGAGCAGTTTGAACGCCAGGGTCACGTCCGGGTCGTCGAAGGGTTCCTGGTCGCACTTCATCACGATGGCGTGGGCGGTGCTGCCCTTGGCGGCCAGGACCCGTACGGATCTGTCGGCCTGGACGGTCCGCGCGAAGGTGGGCGTCATCTCGTAGCCGAACTCGGCTTCCCCCGCCCGCAGGGCGTTGCCGCGGGCGTCGGCGTCCGCGGCGAGGACGTGCAGCTCGTCGACGTACGCGCCGCCGTCCCAGTGGTCGTCGAAGCGCTCGGCGACGAAGGAACGCCCGGCCTGGAAGGTCTTCAGCCGGAACGCCCCGGTGCCGGCCGGGCGGGCCGGGTCGGCGTACCGGGAGCTGACGACGGCCGTGCCGAGGGTGCCGAGGAGGGCGGGGAACTCGGCGGTGGGCCGCTTCAGGGCGACCTCGACGACGTTCCCGCCCGCCGCGCGGCTCTTCTTGAGGTCGATGACGGACAGCAGGCCCTGCGCGAAGTGGGTGGTCGCCTTCGGGTCGAGGATGCGGGCGAAGGTGAAGAGGACGTCCTCGGGCGCCAGCGGCTTGCCGTCGTGGAAGAGCGCCTCGCGGAGGGTGAACCGCCACACGGTGGCGTCGGCGTTGGACTCCCACTTCGCGGCGAGGCGGGGTACGGGCGCCATGGTGGCGTCCAGCTCCACGAGCCGGTCGAACAGCGCCTTGGTGCGGGCCATGTCGATGGCCAGCGACTCGGCGTGCGGGTCGATCGTCTCCTGCTCGCCGCCCCCGGTGAACAGCGCCCGGAACCGGCCGCCCCGCCGCGGCTCGCCGCCGCCGGCGGCCTCGTCCGTGGCGCCGGGGCCGCCGCACGCGGTCAGGGCTATGCCGCCCGCTGCGGCGCCGGTCAGGGCGAGGAACTCTCGGCGGTTCCGGAAGATCGACATGCTGCTCCCCAGGCTCACGTGGTGGACCCCGCACCACGTCCGCAGGACGGCGCGGAGGAGTGCGGGGCCCGAGCAGCATCCAATAGATGAAAATGATTGTCAATCTCGTCTGACGGTTGGTTCGATCTCGGCCGAAGCCTGGTTCCCGGCCCCCTCGTGGAGAATCACCGGATGCGCATCCTGATCGTCACGGCCGGCTCACGCGGAGACGTCGCGCCCTACACGGGCCTGGGGCAGCGCCTGACGGCCGCGGGCCACGAAGTCGCCGTCGCCGCCCACCCGTGCTTCGAGACACTCGTCCGCGGCTGCGGACTCGACCACCGACCCGTACCGGGAGACCCGCAAGCGCTGATCGAGGACTGGGCCAGGGCGGCGTCGCGGGCCGAGACGCAGGCGCTGACCAGGGCGTACGCGGACGGGCTCGCCGACGGGGTGGCGCAGGCCGCGGCGGGCGGAGCCGACCTGCTGCTCACCGCCTTCGGCCCGGCACCGCTCAGCCGGGCGGCCGGCGAAGCGCTGGGCGTCCCCGTCATCGGCACCTACCTCGTACCGTCCCACCCGGCCCGGAACTCCTAGGGCGTGTTTCGAAAGTCCCGTCTGGCCGGGAACGCCCGGCACGCACCCTCGCGGCGTTGTCGGCCGTCGGCGCAGCCCGCTGCGCTCTCCGACCTCCGCCTTGCGATCGCACGCACCAGACGCCCCCGGCCCCGCCCTCCGGGCGGACGACGCTACTTTCGAAACACGCCCTAGCCCAGGCACCCGGGAGCAAGTAACCGGCCGGTAGCTTCAAGAGCGCTCGGTTGCCGCTTCGGGCAGGGCGTTGACGCGGTTCTCGTACTCGCGACGGGCCTTGCGCTGCGCCGGGACGGCCTGCGCGCCGTCGAGGGGTTGGCAGCGAGCGAGGAGCTCGCGGTGGACGGACGGTGCGGCGGTCACACGGAGGATGTAGCCCTGGCCGCGCCGTACGGTCATCCCGTCGGCCAGGGCCGAGCGCTGGTCGCCGGGCAGGCCGGCTTTGCGGAGGAAGTCGGCGACCTTGCCGGGCATGTAGAGGATGACGGGCAGTTCCGGCGCCGGAACCGGCCTCGGTACTGGTGTGATCGCCTAATCAACTGTCGCCGGTTTCCCCGAGGAACCCAGCCAGCTGGTGACCGATTGTGGTCGCCAGCGGCGTATCGCTCCAGGTCCTCCTGGTCTCGTTGCGGAGCCAGGTGGTGGTCTTGTTGTGGTAGCCGAGCGAGTCCGCTACGACGGCGCGGGATTTGGCATGGGGCCGGAGAACAGCTGCGAATGGGGGGTGTTAACTTCCTTCCCGTGGCGGAGCACCAGGACGAGACCAGGGCGGCCTACGACGGGGTCGTCGAGCTGTATGCGTCGATGTTCGCTAATCGGCTGGAGACGCAGCCGTTCTCGCGGAACATGATCGGCATCTTTGCCGAGCTGGTGCGCGGGACGGGGAACCTGCGGGCGGCCGATGTCGGCTGCGGGCCCGGACATCTGACGGCCATGCTGCACGACCTCGGGCTGGATGCCTTCGGGCTGGACCTCTCCCCAGCCATGGTCGACCATGCCCGGCGGGCCCATCCGGAGCTGCAGTTCGACGAGGCACGGATGGAGGCCCTCCCAGTTGAGGACGGCGCGCTCGGCGGAGTGCTGGCCCACTACTCGATGATCCACACCCCTCCTGGGGAACTACCCGCGCTGCTTGCCGAGCAGGCGCGTGTCCTGGCACCAGGGGGCCTGCTCCTGGTCTCGTTCTTCGCGACAGACGGGCCCGAGCCGGTCCGCTTCGACCACAAGGTGACGCCCGCTTATAGCTGGCCGGCGGACCGGTTCGCCGAGCTGCTGGCCGGGGCCGGGCTCGTCACATTCGCCCGGCTGCTCCACGACCCGGCCTCTGAGCGGGGCTTCCTCGACGCCCACTTGCTGGCCCGCCTCCGCTAGAGCATGGCCTTCTACTGGTGCGCTCGCTGTATTCAACTGTCGCCAGGTCCCCGTGGAGCCCAGCCTGCTGGTGACCGTGTGTGATCTCCAGCGGCGTATCGGCTCCACGTTCCGCCGGTCTCGTTGAGCAGGCGAGTGGTGGTCTTGTTGTGGTAGCCGA
Proteins encoded in this window:
- a CDS encoding ABC transporter substrate-binding protein gives rise to the protein MSIFRNRREFLALTGAAAGGIALTACGGPGATDEAAGGGEPRRGGRFRALFTGGGEQETIDPHAESLAIDMARTKALFDRLVELDATMAPVPRLAAKWESNADATVWRFTLREALFHDGKPLAPEDVLFTFARILDPKATTHFAQGLLSVIDLKKSRAAGGNVVEVALKRPTAEFPALLGTLGTAVVSSRYADPARPAGTGAFRLKTFQAGRSFVAERFDDHWDGGAYVDELHVLAADADARGNALRAGEAEFGYEMTPTFARTVQADRSVRVLAAKGSTAHAIVMKCDQEPFDDPDVTLAFKLLADREKLVQVVLAGQGVVGNDMFGKGYQYYPEDVPQRTRDVEEARALLKKAGVLNRTLSLYTSSVANGFVEAATLFAEQAADAGLRVKVTTGSSETYFKDQLTKGVMGSHRSGAMTIPNYLNDRLLSTSAFNASAWRRKDFDAAFATARSTTDEAERTRLYGRLQRTVHDEGGLLVWGHPDWLNAVSSRVRGMDAAPPNTLHSARFDKVWLA
- a CDS encoding ABC transporter ATP-binding protein, with translation MTALTTPTGGPTALATVRDLTARAGNTVLLDGVDLDLYAGRVTALVGPSGSGKTTAALTLLGEAGPGVRLTGRVTVGGVTVVDGLGPTARAASVPGRVVAYMPQHPGSTLNPARRTGAVLAELARLHHPASPPADVVAEALRSAQLPAGRDVQRRFPHQFSGGQRQRVALAQTLVCRPRILVLDEPSTGLDTVARTRLAEELASLTREGLGLLLLSHDHDLVRALADHVVVLSRGRVVASGTPAEALPVRPRPDVVRHRPRDPGRPPVLEVRALSAHLRSHRRGPVLHAVDLRLAAGACVGVAGLSGSGKTTLARCVAGLHERQRGRVLLDGVALPVLRRRTREQKRRVQYVWQEVRGSFDERRPVAEQVARTAVRLRGRAPDDARADALRLLDRLGLDPETAGRRPAGLSGGELQRAALARAVVAAPDVLVCDEITTALDPAATSAVLAELARLREEHGTALLWVSHDLGLLAAVAHHVVVIDEGRVVETGAPDEVLRAPRAALTRRLVDAMDLGAGRAVADTASGRTGADRAASHPS
- a CDS encoding ABC transporter permease — encoded protein: MRGYAFQRLALGAAQLALLAVLVFALTALLPGDAADVRNNEDATDAQVAALREQLGLDRPAVERFTDWAAGLPTGDFGTSLVSGGPVRDILADTVGTTLVLGAVTLAVVLPVAVLLGVASGLREGGRLDRTVTSVTLALNAVPDFVLALLLVAGLSLKLGLLPATWVGVEAGDLLAEPALLVLPVTVVAARVVCLLSRQVRAGVVSVLGAGYVVQARRLGVPRRTLLLRHVLPNAAVPGIQELARVGDNLVGGVLIVEAVFAVPGVATALVRAVEARDVPTVQGLALVVAVAALLFSLAADLLCHRLVPRTEVLR
- a CDS encoding class I SAM-dependent methyltransferase, with translation MAEHQDETRAAYDGVVELYASMFANRLETQPFSRNMIGIFAELVRGTGNLRAADVGCGPGHLTAMLHDLGLDAFGLDLSPAMVDHARRAHPELQFDEARMEALPVEDGALGGVLAHYSMIHTPPGELPALLAEQARVLAPGGLLLVSFFATDGPEPVRFDHKVTPAYSWPADRFAELLAGAGLVTFARLLHDPASERGFLDAHLLARLR
- a CDS encoding methyltransferase, giving the protein MTDRTAVGGAASEDAAHALLASLPDTLPREEILAINSGSTSDIHTERTYAYNGWTFTLPPGVFAPGDTSRIVHDRLLDGTIPVKGRSYAAMGAGLGVEAVIAGSLGAREVYAADVHPDSVATAAAHYRDIVGDRTDTVFRPLVSNLFEDFPDTARLDVITFNPPAVSTRTSEDPTVVRNVCVGAGIVLRFLDQIVTRDLLAPDGEVHLVVSNTAELRRIVGHAVDAGFRPVVLHRQTWEGDNCQAYLFKLIRHDAA
- a CDS encoding ABC transporter permease; amino-acid sequence: MNARAVVRSLRAPVGAVLLALPLGAAALGPLFADAPAAGLAAPYAARDGEHLLGTDALGRDVLALLLHGGRSALGMALGAVVLAYLVGGMAGLLAASARRRWLDELLIRPLDVLLPLPTLLVISVVAVGWRGSPVAIALAVAAVNVPPVARLVRAAALDAASSPVAEALRLQGESWSRIQFGFVARSALGPVTADFGTRVTLAVFLVGSANFLGLGLSPTAPDWAVSIARGREGLLLQPWAVLAPALMLVLFTVGLNLLADRLLARSRPLTQRKEPAR
- a CDS encoding glycosyltransferase, which codes for MRILIVTAGSRGDVAPYTGLGQRLTAAGHEVAVAAHPCFETLVRGCGLDHRPVPGDPQALIEDWARAASRAETQALTRAYADGLADGVAQAAAGGADLLLTAFGPAPLSRAAGEALGVPVIGTYLVPSHPARNS